In one Arachis duranensis cultivar V14167 chromosome 9, aradu.V14167.gnm2.J7QH, whole genome shotgun sequence genomic region, the following are encoded:
- the LOC107466589 gene encoding DNA-directed RNA polymerase II subunit RPB1-like produces MDIRFSFPYSPAETAKVRALRFQILSPDDIRRMSVVEIEHGIENPKVGGLSDPRLGTVHKNIDCDTCGADMDHCPGHFGHLELAKPVFHVGLLNTVLAVMRCVCFNCSKILSGQNNKEFKQALKITNPKSRLEMMVNACKNKSFCEGDDGDFEDPIREGHDGCGARQPKLTINGMKMIAEHKIPRKKEILSAEKVLDILKGISDEDCQLLGLNTQYVRPEWMILQVLPIPPPSVRPSVMIDASSRIEDDLTHQLVRIIRSNKNLKSHESNGSPARVISKFAQLLEFHIATYFDSALPGLPRAAKKRPIKSICSRHKEDDGQIRGMLGKRVDFSARTLITPDPNINIDEVGVPRSIALNLTYPETVTPYNITRLKELVEYGPDPPPGKTGAKYIIRDNGQRLDLRYLEKSSDLHLEIGYKVERHLEDGDLVLLNRRPSLHKMSIMGHKIKILPYSTFRLNMLVTKPYNVNFDGDEMDMHVPQSFETRTEVLELMMVPKCIVSPQSNRPVMDIVQDTLLGCRKITKRDTFITKDVFMNILMWWEDFDGKVPAPAILKPEPLWTGKQVLNLIIPKQINLTGYSSWHDHMESGSSISPGDTVVRIEKGELLTGTLCKETLGTFTGRLVHAIWVDVGPDASRKFLGHIQWLVNYWLLQNSFSIGIGDTIADASTMEFFNRNISEAKKKVKYLIRDAQEQKLEAKPGSTMMDTHTLEKKVIDVLIQAHEDAIEKVKMSLSESNNLKAMVTAGSKGSFINISQMTACLGQQNVEGKRIPFGFTDRTLPHFVKDDYGTESRGFVENSYLHGLSPQDFFFHAMGSREGFIDNAVRVYETGYIQRQLVKALEDIMVKYDGTVRNSLGDVIQFLYGEDGMDAVWIETQNLDSLKMKKSDFNRTFRYEFDNENWNPSYMLEGPIEELKTSIELRTALEAEVLKLACDRCQLATEITCNSSLPLPVNLKRLIRNAQKAFKIDFQKPSDMHPLEILEAVDRLQERLKVVPGNDLVSQEAQKNATLLFNILLRSTLASKRILQEYRLSREAFEWVVGEIESRFQQSLVTAGEMTGCVAAQSIGDLATKLTLETFHYVGLGAKNVTLGVPRLREIIKTARRIQTPSLSVHLNPGSGVTSENVKRVQCDLEHTTLRRVTHTAEVWYDPEPMSTIIEEDVDFVKSHFETPDEEVALEGISPWLLRIELDREMMVDKKLSMAGIAEKINLMFNGDLECIFNDDTAEKLVLRFRIMNNEAHPGEIQDGSADSVFLKIIGSNMLSEMTLRGIPGINKVFMKAIDVQKFNEEDGFQNHKEWMLETEGVNLLAVMCHEHVDAARTTSNHLIEIIKVLGIEAVRRALLDELRAVMSFDGFYVNYRHLALLCDTMTYRGHLMAITRNGVDRNDAGPMMRFSFEETVNVLHDATVYAETDHLRGIRENNMLGLLAPFGTGQCALYPNQDMLKNSNELQLPS; encoded by the exons ATGGATATTAGGTTTTCCTTCCCTTACTCTCCGGCGGAAACCGCAAAGGTCCGAGCGCTTCGCTTCCAAATTCTCAGCCCCGACGATATT AGGCGAATGTCTGTGGTTGAAATCGAGCATGGGATTGAGAACCCAAAGGTTGGAGGGTTAAGCGATCCGCGCCTTGGAACCGTTCATAAGAACATCGATTGTGACACGTGTGGGGCTGATATGGATCACTGCCCGGGGCATTTCGGTCACTTGGAGCTCGCTAAGCCAGTGTTTCACGTCGGTTTATTGAATACTGTCCTCGCTGTAATGCGTTGCGTCTGCTTCAACTGTTCCAAAATTTTATCCGGTCAG AACAACAAAGAGTTTAagcaagctttgaagattacaAACCCAAAAAGTAGGTTGGAAATGATGGTGAATGCCTGCAAAAACAAAAGCTTTTGTGAAGGTGATGACGGAGATTTTGAGGATCCTATTAGAGAGGGTCATGATGGCTGTGGTGCTCGGCAGCCCAAGTTAACTATTAACGGTATGAAGATGATTGCGGAGCATAAAATTCCGAGGAAGAAAGAGATTCTTTCTGCTGAGAAG GTTCTTGATATTCTAAAGGGGATAAGTGATGAGGACTGCCAGTTGCTGGGCTTGAATACTCAGTATGTACGTCCTGAATGGATGATTTTGCAAGTTCTTCCAATTCCTCCTCCATCCGTGAGACCTTCTGTTATGATCGACGCATCCTCTAGGATTGAG GACGACTTAACTCATCAGTTGGTCAGGATTATCAGGTCCAATAAGAATTTGAAGTCACATGAGAGTAATGGATCACCTGCGCGTGTTATTTCTAAGTTTGCTCAGTTGTTGGAGTTTCACATTGCCACTTATTTTGATAGTGCGTTGCCTGGGCTCCCGAGA GCTGCTAAAAAAAGGCCTATCAAATCAATATGTAGCAGGCATAAAGAAGATGATGGTCAGATTAGAGGAATGTTGGGGAAAAGAGTTGATTTTTCTGCTCGAACACTAATTACACCAGACCCCAACATTAATATTGATGAAGTGGGAGTACCACGGAGTATTGCTTTGAACCTTACATACCCAGAGACTGTAACTCCATATAACATCACAAG GTTGAAAGAACTTGTAGAGTATGGACCTGATCCTCCACCTGGGAAAACTGGTGCCAAATACATCATTCGTGATAATGGGCAAAGGCTTGATCTCAGATATTTGGAGAAAAGTAGCGATCTCCATTTGGAGATTGGATACAAG GTAGAACGTCATTTAGAGGATGGAGATCTTGTACTCTTGAATCGCCGACCCAGTCTTCACAAAATGTCTATCATGGGGCACAAAATCAAAATCTTGCCTTATTCTACGTTCAGGCTTAACATGTTGGTAACTAAACCATATAATGTAAATTTTGATGGGGATGAAATGGATATGCATGTTCCTCAGTCATTTGAAACCAGGACAGAGGTGTTGGAGCTCATGATGGTGCCTAAATGCATTGTGTCACCTCAATCAAATAGGCCAGTAATGGATATTGTCCAAGATACACTTTTAGGATGCAGAAAAATCACCAAGAGAGATACCTTCATCACGAAG GATGTTTTTATGAACATTCTGATGTGGTGGGAGGATTTTGACGGGAAAGTTCCTGCTCCAGCAATATTGAAGCCAGAGCCATTGTGGACTGGAAAACAAGTTTTGAATCTTATCATTcccaaacaaataaatttaactGGGTATTCTAGCTGGCATGATCATATGGAAAGTGGTTCATCAATAAGCCCTGGGGATACTGTGGTCCGAATTGAAAAAGGGGAACTACTTACTGGAACTCTTTGCAAAGAGACACTTGGAACATTTACTGGACGTCTCGTTCATGCCATTTG GGTAGATGTTGGTCCTGATGCATCTCGTAAATTTCTTGGTCATATTCAGTGGCTTGTAAACTACTGGCTTCTGCAGAATTCTTTCAGCATTGGAATCGGTGATACAATAGCTGATGCATCAACTATGGAGTTTTTTAATAGGAATATTTCAGAGGCaaagaagaaagtaaaatacTTGATCAGGGATGCTCAAGAACAGAAGTTGGAAGCTAAACCTGGATCGACAATGATGGATACACATACACTCGAGAAGAAAGTGATTGAT GTGCTGATACAAGCTCATGAAGATGCCATAGAAAAAGTGAAGATGAGTTTATCTGAGAGCAATAATCTGAAAGCAATGGTGACAGCTGGTTCCAAAGGAAGTTTTATCAACATATCTCAGATGACTGCTTGTCTTGGTCAACAGAATGTTGAGGGCAAGCGAATTCCATTTGGGTTTACAGATAGGACATTGCCGCATTTTGTAAAAGACGATTATGGGACTGAAAGCCGAGGCTTTGTGGAGAACTCATATCTCCATGGGCTAAGCCCGCAAGATTTCTTTTTCCATGCCATGGGAAGTAGGGAAGGATTTATTGATAATGCAGTGAGGGTATATGAAACTGGATACATCCAGAGGCAGCTTGTGAAGGCTTTGGAGGATATCATGGTCAAATATGATGGAACTGTTAGGAACTCTTTAGGAGATGTCATACAATTTCTCTATGGAGAAGATGGTATGGATGCTGTTTGGATTGAAACACAGAATCTTGATTCCCTGAAAATGAAAAAGTCAGACTTCAATAGGACCTTTAGGTATGAGTTTGATAATGAGAACTGGAATCCTAGTTACATGCTTGAAGGGCCCATTGAAGAATTGAAAACCAGCATAGAGCTTCGTACTGCACTTGAAGCTGAAGTTTTAAAGCTTGcgtgtgatagatgtcaacttGCAACTGAGATTACTTGTAACAGTTCTCTACCACTGCCTGTTAACCTTAAGAGGCTTATCAGGAATGCTCAGAAGGCTTTCAAGATTGACTTTCAGAAACCTTCTGATATGCACCCACTGGAAATTCTAGAAGCTGTTGATAGGCTGCAGGAGAGACTCAAGGTTGTTCCTGGTAATGATCTTGTGAGTCAAGAAGCACAGAAGAATGCTACTCTCCTATTCAATATCCTGTTGCGCAGTACTCTAGCCAGTAAAAGGATTCTGCAGGAATATAGGCTTTCCCGTGAGGCATTTGAGTGGGTAGTGGGAGAGATAGAATCAAGGTTCCAGCAGTCACTTGTAACTGCTGGGGAAATGACTGGTTGTGTGGCAGCACAATCAATTGGTGATCTTGCTACTAAATTGACTCTCGAAACATTCCATTATGTTGGTTTAGGTGCTAAGAATGTTACACTTGGCGTTCCCAGGTTAAGGGAAATCATTAAAACAGCTAGGAGAATTCAAACGCCTTCCTTGTCTGTGCATTTGAACCCTGGGTCAGGTGTAACTTCGGAAAATGTTAAGAGAGTGCAGTGTGATTTAGAGCATACTACTCTTAGGAGAGTGACCCACACTGCAGAGGTGTGGTACGATCCAGAACCAATGAGTACGATAATTGAAGAAGATGTTGATTTTGTGAAGTCCCACTTTGAAACGCCTGATGAAGAAGTTGCTCTCGAAGGAATCTCACCTTGGTTGCTTCGCATAGAACTGGACCGTGAGATGATGGTGGATAAGAAGTTGAGTATGGCTGGCATTGCTGAGAAGATCAACCTTATGTTTAATGGTGATTTGGAATGTATTTTCAATGATGACACTGCTGAAAAACTTGTACTTCGTTTCCGAATTATGAATAATGAAGCTCACCCAGGAGAGATACAGGATGGTTCTGCTGACAGCGTTTTCTTAAAGATAATAGGAAGCAACATGCTGAGTGAAATGACCTTACGTGGCATCCCAGGCATCAACAAGGTTTTCATGAAAGCCATTGATGTTCAGAAGTTTAACGAAGAAGACGGTTTCCAGAATCATAAGGAATGGATGCTTGAAACTGAAGGTGTCAACCTGTTGGCTGTAATGTGCCATGAACATGTTGATGCAGCAAGGACTACAAGCAACCACttaattgaaattattaaaGTCCTTGGAATTGAGGCAGTTCGGCGTGCTCTCCTGGATGAATTGCGGGCTGTCATGTCTTTTGATGGATTTTATGTCAATTACAGGCATTTGGCGTTGCTGTGTGATACAATGACTTATCGTGGGCATTTGATGGCAATTACACGCAATGGTGTCGACCGGAATGATGCTGGACCAATGATGAGATTCTCATTTGAAGAGACAGTCAATGTTCTCCATGATGCTACTGTATATGCTGAAACTGATCACTTGAGGGGTATCAGGGAAAATAACATGTTAGGCCTGCTTGCACCCTTTGGCACTGGACAATGTGCTCTGTATCCCAATCAAGACATGCTTAAGAATTCTAATGAGCTCCAGCTACCTAGTTAA